A single Drosophila ananassae strain 14024-0371.13 chromosome 3L, ASM1763931v2, whole genome shotgun sequence DNA region contains:
- the LOC26514141 gene encoding MICOS complex subunit Mic10, with the protein MAKEPEKPEKNPKKEPPKPDKKKVQEPIVRSPESIIQDKCITDFCLKGGSGLLIGGVVTLFFTRPQTYPLWLGLGVGMGVAYDCCNARWRAYDAQTR; encoded by the coding sequence ATGGCCAAAGAACCGGAGAAACCGGAAAAGAACCCAAAGAAGGAGCCACCCAAACCCGACAAAAAGAAAGTACAGGAGCCTATAGTGCGATCACCGGAGAGCATTATCCAGGACAAGTGCATCACGGACTTTTGCCTCAAAGGGGGAAGTGGTCTCCTAATCGGCGGCGTAGTCACTCTCTTCTTCACACGTCCCCAAACATACCCGCTTTGGCTCGGACTGGGAGTCGGCATGGGAGTGGCCTACGACTGTTGCAATGCCCGTTGGAGAGCTTACGATGCACAAACTCGCTAG